A window of [Clostridium] innocuum genomic DNA:
TGCAGTTATTGTTTTAAAATGTCCCCACAGCTTATTCATAATCTGCACTCCTTTCACATTCCAGTCTATTTTACCACGATAGGAATTGTTCAGACAATTCTTTTCCCTAGTTTATGAAGCTTCCCGCTTTACGAATGGATGTATTGCTTATTTCTTTTCCTTTTCATATAACGTTCACGTAGTGTTCACAAAGGGGATGTATGATATAGACACAAGCAAAGCAATGCTTGTGAAATCTTAATAAAGGTAATGGAATGTTTCCCCATCCCTATAAAAAAACAAACAGCTATCATGTTTACAATATTTTTTCATTTCCATTACCTGCCTTCATGCTGAACCTCTGTCCCTCGCAGAGGTTCTTTTATTCGTTTGATTTACATGAAAGCTTTTTCTTAAGCTTTACCGGCAATAAAACAACAGCTAACGCGGGAGCTGCTGTTAATGACTCACTTAAATTACATGCGATAATACGATGTGCAGCTACTGTGTGAAGTGTTTGCATTTGAAAATCATATTCTCTGCATTTCTGTATCCGTTTTTCGTATAAAAATGCGAGTGCATCTCATCATTTACGCTGAGCAGCTCGATGAAGGAAGCACCGTTCTCTTTTACGGTTTTCTCCATTTCATTTAGAAAATGCGTGCCAAGATGTGCTCCTTGAAATTGTCTGGCAATCACGATTTCTTCCAGATAATAGCCGGTCAAATCATCAAATTCTTTGAAATATCCCATGACGAATCCGCTGATAGCATGATCAGCCATCTGTATAAAACACAGCGCATCCTCTATCGTCATGAGCTGATGGAGTCTTTTATATGCTTTATCATAAGTCCAGCAGCCTCCTTCATAGGTATTATAATAGTCTATGTACAGCTTTACCACTGCATCTAAATGTTGACTCTCCATTCTTTTGTAGCGTATATTCATCATTGTCTCACCTGTCCTTTTCTATAAAATATATGCTTATCTTTTTTGACAGCATACTGTGAATGGAATCCGGATTATAAAGGATATACACAGGGACCTTCTTTGCCATTCTATAACATCATTATACAGATATTGTATAAATATTCAAACATACTTCACCTGCTGTTCACACGCAGGGTGTATGCTGTACATACAGACAGTTTTGTCTGAAAGAAGGGTAATGACAATTTCCTACTCATCCATATGTTATCCATCGTCATTGCCGCAAAGCCTCTGTCCTGTCACAGAGGTTTTTTTTGAGGTGTTTTAAAAGTATATATGTTTTTATATAAAAATATATATTTATGTTGCGCATTGAGAATTTTGAGTTATAATATAAGCATCGGAGGTGTGCTATGATACCGAAATATATGCAGGTATATACAGAGATAAAGGATACGATTCAGAAGGGAAGCTATAGCGCAAACGAAATGCTGCCAAGCGGAGAGGAATTCGCAAAGCAGTATGCATGCAGTGTGTTAACGGTTAAAAAGGCGCTGGATCGTCTTGTCAGTGAGGGTGTGATTGTAAGAAAAAGAGGTCTGGGAAGCTTCGTAAAGAAATGCAGAACAGGTCCGGACAGAATGCAGGGGGTACCTGTTATCGGGCGGGATCTGATTCGTGAGGAGGTTACCTCTGTTGTTGAGAGGTTTGAGGTAGTGACATGCACTGCAGAGCTGGCGGATAAAATGAATATACAAGCCGGAGAGTTTGTGTATGAAATAGAGCGTATTCGCTTGTATAAGCAGGAGCCAAGAGTTGTAGAATATACATGGATGCCGCTGCAGATCATACCGGGACTTCAGCGAAGGGATGTGGAAACCTCTATTTATGCGTATATTGAAAAACAGCTTCACAGGCATATACAGGGTGCACATCTGTCATTTCAGGCTGTTCGTCCGCAGGCACTGGAAAAGAAATATTTTCACATGAATGACAATGATTTTGTATGTCAGGTGGAAGAGCTCGCATATCTGGATACATCTGAGATATTTGAGTATTCCATAGCACGGCATCTTCCACAGTATTTTCACTTTGAAACCAATGTAATAAAGGAACTATATGATAACTGAACCAATGTTGAATACCCGCATACAGCGGGAGAATGGAGGATACAATGTA
This region includes:
- a CDS encoding GNAT family N-acetyltransferase → MMNIRYKRMESQHLDAVVKLYIDYYNTYEGGCWTYDKAYKRLHQLMTIEDALCFIQMADHAISGFVMGYFKEFDDLTGYYLEEIVIARQFQGAHLGTHFLNEMEKTVKENGASFIELLSVNDEMHSHFYTKNGYRNAENMIFKCKHFTQ
- a CDS encoding GntR family transcriptional regulator — protein: MIPKYMQVYTEIKDTIQKGSYSANEMLPSGEEFAKQYACSVLTVKKALDRLVSEGVIVRKRGLGSFVKKCRTGPDRMQGVPVIGRDLIREEVTSVVERFEVVTCTAELADKMNIQAGEFVYEIERIRLYKQEPRVVEYTWMPLQIIPGLQRRDVETSIYAYIEKQLHRHIQGAHLSFQAVRPQALEKKYFHMNDNDFVCQVEELAYLDTSEIFEYSIARHLPQYFHFETNVIKELYDN